One segment of Coffea arabica cultivar ET-39 chromosome 7c, Coffea Arabica ET-39 HiFi, whole genome shotgun sequence DNA contains the following:
- the LOC113699209 gene encoding subtilisin-like protease SBT1.7, whose translation MGDLKFSRLFLVVTFLVFLGVCRVSVAASAVQQKKNTYIVHVAKSQMPASFDDHTRWYDSSLKSVSESAEMLYTYNNAIHGFATRLTAQEAKSLQDQPGILYVLPEVKYELHTTRTPSFLGLQQSANLFPESDSEGDVIVAVLDTGVWPESKSFDDTGMGPVPASWKGACETGTNFTSNHCNKKLIGARYFSTGYEATLGPIDVTKESKSPRDDDGHGTHTSTTAAGAIVGGASLFGYASGSARGMAYRARVAVYKVCWIGGCFSSDILAAIDRAIEDSVNVLSLSLGGGTADYYRDSVAIGAFSAMEKGIFVSCSAGNAGPSAYTLSNLAPWITTVGAGTLDRDFPAYVSLGNGKNFSGVSLYKGDSLPAKLLPFVYAGNASNSTNGNLCMTGTLIPEKVKGKIVLCDRGINPRVQKGAVVKGAGGAGMVLANTAANGEELVADAHLLPASTVGQKSGDAIRDYVLSDANPTATILFEGTKVGIEPSPVVAAFSSRGPNAITPEILKPDLIAPGVNIIAGWTGAVGPTGLAEDPRRVEFNIISGTSMSCPHVSGLAAFVKGAHPDWSPAAIRSALMTTAYTAYKNGGEKLIDVSTGKASTPYDHGAGHVDPVAALNPGLVYDLTTDDYLNFLCALNYTSLQIQGVARRNYSCDADKTYSIGDFNYPSFSVSLQTQVIGGGGGSRSGGGSKSVVKYTRTLTNVGEGSGGSTYKVSISTTSPAVKITVEPDTLTFTKAYEKKSYTVTFSATSMPSNTNEFGRIEWSDGKHVVGSPVVISWI comes from the coding sequence ATGGGAGATCTCAAGTTCTCGAGATTGTTTCTAGTGGTGACTTTTCTTGTGTTTCTGGGTGTCTGCCGTGTCTCCGTGGCAGCATCCGCTGTACAGCAGAAAAAGAATACCTACATAGTTCATGTGGCGAAATCCCAAATGCCAGCGAGTTTCGATGACCATACTCGCTGGTACGACTCGTCGCTGAAATCGGTTTCCGAATCAGCGGAGATGTTGTACACTTACAACAACGCGATTCACGGGTTCGCCACTAGACTTACAGCCCAAGAAGCCAAATCCCTCCAGGACCAACCTGGAATCCTCTATGTTTTGCCAGAGGTTAAGTACGAGCTCCACACAACTCGCACTCCTTCGTTTTTAGGACTCCAACAGAGTGCTAACTTGTTCCCGGAGTCGGACTCGGAGGGCGATGTCATCGTCGCCGTCTTAGACACCGGCGTCTGGCCCGAAAGCAAGAGCTTCGATGACACCGGGATGGGGCCCGTACCTGCTTCTTGGAAAGGAGCCTGTGAGACGGGGACCAACTTCACTTCCAATCATTGCAATAAGAAGTTGATTGGAGCGAGGTATTTTTCAACGGGCTATGAGGCTACTCTCGGCCCAATTGATGTTACGAAAGAATCAAAATCTCCTAGAGACGACGACGGCCACGGCACCCACACGTCCACCACGGCTGCTGGAGCAATCGTAGGCGGAGCTAGCCTTTTCGGCTATGCATCCGGTTCGGCTCGTGGGATGGCCTATCGTGCCAGAGTTGCTGTATACAAAGTTTGCTGGATTGGGGGCTGCTTTAGCTCGGATATATTAGCCGCCATAGACAGGGCCATCGAAGACTCTGTAAATGTCTTGTCTTTGTCTCTGGGCGGCGGCACCGCCGACTACTACAGAGACAGTGTTGCTATTGGAGCATTTTCAGCAATGGAGAAGGGAATTTTCGTGTCCTGTTCAGCTGGAAATGCGGGACCCAGTGCTTATACTCTGTCCAACTTGGCACCCTGGATTACCACCGTAGGTGCCGGAACTTTGGACCGAGACTTCCCGGCGTATGTCAGCCTGGGCAACGGCAAGAATTTCTCTGGAGTTTCGCTTTACAAAGGTGACTCGTTGCCCGCTAAGCTGCTGCCTTTTGTCTATGCAGGGAACGCTAGCAATTCCACCAATGGGAATCTCTGCATGACCGGCACGTTAATCCCTGAGAAAGTTAAGGGAAAAATTGTCCTGTGCGACCGTGGGATCAATCCTAGGGTCCAAAAGGGTGCTGTGGTGAAAGGAGCCGGTGGGGCCGGGATGGTTTTGGCCAATACCGCCGCCAACGGTGAGGAGCTTGTGGCGGATGCCCATTTGCTCCCGGCCAGCACAGTGGGTCAGAAATCAGGAGACGCGATTAGAGATTATGTATTGTCGGATGCTAATCCAACAGCGACGATTCTTTTCGAGGGCACAAAGGTGGGGATCGAACCGTCGCCGGTGGTAGCTGCTTTTAGCTCGAGGGGACCAAATGCAATCACACCCGAGATCTTGAAGCCGGACCTGATAGCTCCAGGCGTGAATATAATAGCAGGGTGGACCGGGGCGGTGGGCCCCACCGGATTGGCAGAGGACCCGAGGCGCGTGGAGTTCAACATAATCTCCGGCACCTCAATGTCGTGCCCACACGTGAGCGGCTTGGCGGCGTTTGTCAAGGGGGCGCACCCAGACTGGAGCCCAGCCGCCATCCGCTCGGCTCTCATGACCACGGCCTACACCGCTTACAAAAACGGCGGTGAGAAGCTCATAGATGTCTCCACCGGAAAGGCATCGACACCGTACGATCATGGAGCAGGGCATGTGGACCCCGTCGCAGCCCTCAACCCGGGACTCGTCTATGACCTGACCACCGACGATTATCTCAATTTCCTATGCGCATTAAATTACACGTCCCTGCAAATTCAAGGGGTCGCCAGGCGAAATTACAGCTGTGATGCCGATAAAACCTACAGCATCGGGGATTTCAACTACCCTTCATTTTCGGTGTCGCTGCAGACTCAAGTGATTGGGGGGGGCGGTGGTTCCCGCAGCGGCGGCGGAAGCAAGAGCGTAGTTAAGTACACGAGGACGCTTACCAACGTTGGGGAAGGCTCCGGAGGAAGTACGTACAAGGTTTCAATCTCGACGACAAGTCCAGCAGTTAAGATTACGGTGGAACCCGATACATTAACTTTCACAAAAGCATACGAGAAGAAGTCGTATACGGTGACGTTCAGTGCAACTTCAATGCCATCTAATACTAACGAGTTTGGTAGAATAGAGTGGTCAGATGGGAAGCATGTTGTGGGGAGCCCTGTGGTCATTAGCTGGATATAG